The Puntigrus tetrazona isolate hp1 chromosome 23, ASM1883169v1, whole genome shotgun sequence genome has a segment encoding these proteins:
- the agap2 gene encoding arf-GAP with GTPase, ANK repeat and PH domain-containing protein 2 isoform X2: MNRTGTSQSKTTYLISLTLVKVETAEENELERSRPAVGGAVYDSDGGKHLKHAGSNNEGQERQKMGEAVELEAGESVKFSVEQEILQSPREDKALFADGAHPQKSMISPSTENGRAREFTGMPQTSFPRDAARHLGDIPVRATQRPVSLLKAHGGGREFKESRESIHASSKSLDRKDSRTRIQSPTSPTPGSFRASWAVSEVKPCDEDLKGVVGMKRPTEVDIIAMRTQSPRAERLKAGSTSLPTPVALITKPQRKGKSRTLDNSDLNCLSEDLLKCKGGQMVADFRTAQSQGASARDRKMLRFISGIFTKSTPVATSATIVTPVYSTIQRESSEEEASCANSQEWTLTRAIPELRLGVLGSLRSGKSALVNRFITGSYLPLESHDGGRYKKEVLVEGQSHLLLIREESGPPSAQICNWLDGVILVFSLENEASFQDVYKNYSELSAHRNIVEIPIIAVGTQDKISSTNARVIEDKRVQQLCIDVRRCTYFETCATYGLNVDRVFNEMTHKIVAAKKQAALLASCKSLPNSPSHSGASTPVSGPGQASNGGQSSDYPSSLPSTPVISHKDIRGGASGDGVSQRNLPRRRTSLFANRRGSDSEKRASDSRSDMSGRSVSIKQGTLWKRSERSLNKEWKKKYVTLSNNGMLMYHSNINEFLQNAQGKEMDLLRVTVKVPGKRLHRAAAPGGPSPGPTLIPVSGVNGLSKDKQSSEGGATSNLLTVEEASRSGLSFHNDQKVKRCPSSVSNKGFSVDLSIEGATSPPLGKEHIPSSPMTDRKKKKRNRSINLKGDAAAGQAEEEESADFIIISSTGQSWHFEAQSQEDRDAWVQAIESQILASLQSCESRNKARRNSQSEAVALQAIRNAKGNDLCVDCGAPNPTWASLNLGALICIECSGIHRNLGTHLSRVRSLDLDDWPSELTKVLTAIGNHMANSIWETCTQGRQKLTPEATREQRESWIRAKYEQRAFVSPLPAQCSEDTMSTWLLKAVIDRDLPRLLLLLAHSTKEVINVPPEGAAQLQHSALHAACQLGDVVMTQLLVWYGSDVKSKDPQGRTALTLARQAGSKECAEILLQHGCPSETSPTSPTPVLSRKSSITSIGRVNSRRRVS; encoded by the exons ATGAACCGAACCGGGACGTCACAGTCAAAAACCACCTACCTTATCTCCCTCACGCTGGTGAAGGTAGAAACCGCTGAGGAGAATGAGTTGGAGAGGTCCAGGCCAGCTGTGGGGGGAGCAGTGTACGATTCGGATGGAGGAAAACATCTCAAGCACGCTGGATCCAATAATGAGGGCCAGGAACGGCAGAAAATGGGTGAGGCCGTTGAGCTGGAAGCTGGAGAATCTGTCAAATTCTCAGTGGAACAGGAAATACTCCAAAGCCCAAGGGAGGACAAGGCACTTTTTGCAGATGGTGCTCATCCCCAAAAATCAATGATCTCTCCCTCCACAGAGAATGGAAGAGCTAGAGAATTCACTGGAATGCCTCAAACCTCTTTCCCCCGTGATGCAGCCAGGCATCTTGGTGACATCCCAGTCCGTGCGACCCAGCGGCCCGTGTCGCTCCTTAAAGCTCACGGCGGTGGCCGTGAATTTAAAGAGTCCAGAGAGAGCATTCATGCCTCCTCCAAGAGCCTTGACCGCAAGGACAGTCGGACCAGGATCCAGTCCCCAACCAGCCCGACTCCTGGATCTTTTCGGGCATCTTGGGCTGTTAGTGAAGTGAAACCTTGCGATGAAGACCTGAAAGGGGTTGTTGGGATGAAGAGGCCCACTGAAGTGGACATCATAGCCATGCGAACCCAAAGCCCTCGAGCTGAGAGATTAAAGGCGGGATCCACTTCTCTTCCAACCCCTGTCGCCTTGATTACCAAGCCTCAACGCAAAGGAAAGAGTCGCACCTTGGACAACAGTGACCTGAACTGTCTGTCCGAGGACCTCCTGAAGTGCAAAGGTGGTCAAATGGTAGCAGACTTCAGAACAGCTCAGTCCCAGGGGGCTTCAGCACGTGACCGCAAGATGCTAAGATTTATTAGTGGCATTTTTACCAAGAGCACTCCAGTTGCAACCAGTGCAACCATTGTGACGCCGGTCTATAGCACCATTCAGAGGGAATCCAGTGAGGAAGAAG catcatgtGCGAATAGCCAGGAATGGACCCTAACTCGTGCTATTCCAGAACTACGACTG GGGGTTCTGGGTAGCCTTCGCAGCGGAAAATCTGCTCTGGTAAACAGATTCATCACAGGAAGTTATCTTCCACTCGAGTCACATGACG GCGGAAGGTATAAAAAGGAGGTGCTGGTGGAGGGACAGAGTCATTTATTGTTGATCCGAGAGGAATCTGGCCCACCAAGTGCACAG ATCTGCAACTGGCTTGATGGCGTCATCCTAGTTTTTAGTCTGGAAAATGAAGCAAGTTTCCAGGATGTGTACAAAAACTACAGTGAGCTAAGCGCACATCGTAACATAGTCGAAATACCCATTATAGCGGTTGGAACGCAAG ATAAGATTAGTAGCACTAATGCACGCGTGATCGAGGACAAGAGAGTCCAGCAGCTGTGCATAGATGTGCGCCGCTGCACTTATTTTGAGACCTGTGCCACATATGGACTTAACGTGGACAGAGTATTTAATGAAA TGACTCACAAGATCGTCGCTGCCAAGAAGCAAGCTGCCCTTCTGGCCTCCTGCAAATCCCTCCCAAACTCCCCGAGTCACTCAGGGGCCTCGACTCCAGTGTCAGGGCCCGGACAG GCCAGTAATGGGGGTCAGAGTAGTGATTACCCCTCCTCTTTGCCTTCTACCCCTGTGATAAGTCACAAAGACATACGGGGTGGGGCAAGTGGAGATGGGGTCTCGCAAAGAAATCTGCCCCGACGACGGACATCTTTATTTGCG AACCGCCGCGGCAGTGACTCCGAAAAAAGGGCTTCTGATAGCCGAAGTGACATGAGCGGTCGATCGGTTTCTATCAAACAA GGGACTTTGTGGAAACGCAGCGAACGCTCTTTAAATAAGGAGTGGAAGAAGAAGTATGTGACTCTGTCAAACAACGGCATGCTTATGtatcattcaaatataaat GAGTTTTTGCAGAACGCTCAAGGTAAGGAGATGGACCTGCTGCGAGTTACGGTGAAGGTGCCAGGAAAGCGTCTTCATCGTGCCGCTGCTCCCGGAGGACCGTCGCCTGGCCCTACTCTCATCCCCGTGTCCGGTGTGAATGGACTCAGTAAAGATAAGCAGTCATCCGAAGGGGGAgctacat caaatctTCTGACTGTAGAAGAGGCATCAAGGAGTGGTTTGTCATTTCATAATGATCAGAAGGTGAAGCGTTGCCCGTCATCTGTGTCTAATAAAGGCTTCAGTGTGG ATTTGAGCATTGAGGGGGCTACAAGTCCTCCTTTAGGAAAAGAACACATCCCGTCTTCTCCGATGACTgacaggaagaagaaaaaacgaaACAGAAGTATTAATCTGAAAGGAGACGCAGCGGCTGGGCAGGCTGAGG AAGAGGAAAGCGCAGACTTCATCATTATATCCAGCACAGGACAGAGCTGGCATTTCGAAGCCCAAAGTCAAGAGGACAGGGACGCCTGGGTTCAGGCCATCGAAAGCCAGATCCTTGCAAGTCTACAAAGCTGTGAGAGCAGAAATAAG GCTCGAAGAAACAGCCAAAGTGAAGCTGTTGCCTTGCAGGCCATTCGAAATGCCAAAGGGAACGATCTCTGTGTGGACTGTGGAGCACCAA ATCCAACATGGGCGAGTCTTAATCTCGGAGCTCTAATCTGCATCGAGTGTTCGGGGATACACAGGAACCTGGGGACGCACCTGTCCCGTGTTCGCTCACTAGACCTGGACGACTGGCCCAGTGAACTCACAAAAGTGCTTACGGCTATAGGCAATCATATGGCCAACAGCATTTGGGAGACCTGCACCCAAGGGCGCCAAAAGTTGACACCCGAGGCAACAAG agagcagagagagtcGTGGATCCGTGCCAAATACGAACAGCGGGCGTTTGTGTCACCCTTGCCGGCTCAGTGTTCAGAGGACACAATGTCGACTTGGTTGCTTAAAGCAGTAATCGACAGAGACCTTCCCAGACTTCTGCTGCTCCTCGCGCACAGCACCAAGGAAGTGATCAACGTCCCGCCAGAGGGGGCAGCACAGCTCCAGCACAGCGCTTTACATGCGGCCTGCCAGCTGGGCGACGTGGTCATGACACAGCTGCTGGTCTGG TACGGCAGTGATGTGAAGTCAAAGGATCCCCAAGGTAGAACCGCACTGACGTTGGCGCGACAAGCCGGCAGCAAAGAGTGTGCTGAGATTCTCCTCCAACACGGCTGCCCCAGTGAGACATCGCCCACCTCCCCGACACCTGTCCTGTCCCGCAAAAGTAGCATCACCAGTATTGGACGTGTCAATTCCAGGAGGAGGGTCTCGTAA
- the agap2 gene encoding arf-GAP with GTPase, ANK repeat and PH domain-containing protein 2 isoform X3 translates to MNRTGTSQSKTTYLISLTLVKVETAEENELERSRPAVGGAVYDSDGGKHLKHAGSNNEGQERQKMGEAVELEAGESVKFSVEQEILQSPREDKALFADGAHPQKSMISPSTENGRAREFTGMPQTSFPRDAARHLGDIPVRATQRPVSLLKAHGGGREFKESRESIHASSKSLDRKDSRTRIQSPTSPTPGSFRASWAVSEVKPCDEDLKGVVGMKRPTEVDIIAMRTQSPRAERLKAGSTSLPTPVALITKPQRKGKSRTLDNSDLNCLSEDLLKCKGGQMVADFRTAQSQGASARDRKMLRFISGIFTKSTPVATSATIVTPVYSTIQRESSEEEASCANSQEWTLTRAIPELRLGVLGSLRSGKSALVNRFITGSYLPLESHDGGRYKKEVLVEGQSHLLLIREESGPPSAQICNWLDGVILVFSLENEASFQDVYKNYSELSAHRNIVEIPIIAVGTQDKISSTNARVIEDKRVQQLCIDVRRCTYFETCATYGLNVDRVFNEMTHKIVAAKKQAALLASCKSLPNSPSHSGASTPVSGPGQNRRGSDSEKRASDSRSDMSGRSVSIKQGTLWKRSERSLNKEWKKKYVTLSNNGMLMYHSNINEFLQNAQGKEMDLLRVTVKVPGKRLHRAAAPGGPSPGPTLIPVSGVNGLSKDKQSSEGGATSNLLTVEEASRSGLSFHNDQKVKRCPSSVSNKGFSVDLSIEGATSPPLGKEHIPSSPMTDRKKKKRNRSINLKGDAAAGQAEAKRKMWKLKSFGSLRNINKTEEESADFIIISSTGQSWHFEAQSQEDRDAWVQAIESQILASLQSCESRNKARRNSQSEAVALQAIRNAKGNDLCVDCGAPNPTWASLNLGALICIECSGIHRNLGTHLSRVRSLDLDDWPSELTKVLTAIGNHMANSIWETCTQGRQKLTPEATREQRESWIRAKYEQRAFVSPLPAQCSEDTMSTWLLKAVIDRDLPRLLLLLAHSTKEVINVPPEGAAQLQHSALHAACQLGDVVMTQLLVWYGSDVKSKDPQGRTALTLARQAGSKECAEILLQHGCPSETSPTSPTPVLSRKSSITSIGRVNSRRRVS, encoded by the exons ATGAACCGAACCGGGACGTCACAGTCAAAAACCACCTACCTTATCTCCCTCACGCTGGTGAAGGTAGAAACCGCTGAGGAGAATGAGTTGGAGAGGTCCAGGCCAGCTGTGGGGGGAGCAGTGTACGATTCGGATGGAGGAAAACATCTCAAGCACGCTGGATCCAATAATGAGGGCCAGGAACGGCAGAAAATGGGTGAGGCCGTTGAGCTGGAAGCTGGAGAATCTGTCAAATTCTCAGTGGAACAGGAAATACTCCAAAGCCCAAGGGAGGACAAGGCACTTTTTGCAGATGGTGCTCATCCCCAAAAATCAATGATCTCTCCCTCCACAGAGAATGGAAGAGCTAGAGAATTCACTGGAATGCCTCAAACCTCTTTCCCCCGTGATGCAGCCAGGCATCTTGGTGACATCCCAGTCCGTGCGACCCAGCGGCCCGTGTCGCTCCTTAAAGCTCACGGCGGTGGCCGTGAATTTAAAGAGTCCAGAGAGAGCATTCATGCCTCCTCCAAGAGCCTTGACCGCAAGGACAGTCGGACCAGGATCCAGTCCCCAACCAGCCCGACTCCTGGATCTTTTCGGGCATCTTGGGCTGTTAGTGAAGTGAAACCTTGCGATGAAGACCTGAAAGGGGTTGTTGGGATGAAGAGGCCCACTGAAGTGGACATCATAGCCATGCGAACCCAAAGCCCTCGAGCTGAGAGATTAAAGGCGGGATCCACTTCTCTTCCAACCCCTGTCGCCTTGATTACCAAGCCTCAACGCAAAGGAAAGAGTCGCACCTTGGACAACAGTGACCTGAACTGTCTGTCCGAGGACCTCCTGAAGTGCAAAGGTGGTCAAATGGTAGCAGACTTCAGAACAGCTCAGTCCCAGGGGGCTTCAGCACGTGACCGCAAGATGCTAAGATTTATTAGTGGCATTTTTACCAAGAGCACTCCAGTTGCAACCAGTGCAACCATTGTGACGCCGGTCTATAGCACCATTCAGAGGGAATCCAGTGAGGAAGAAG catcatgtGCGAATAGCCAGGAATGGACCCTAACTCGTGCTATTCCAGAACTACGACTG GGGGTTCTGGGTAGCCTTCGCAGCGGAAAATCTGCTCTGGTAAACAGATTCATCACAGGAAGTTATCTTCCACTCGAGTCACATGACG GCGGAAGGTATAAAAAGGAGGTGCTGGTGGAGGGACAGAGTCATTTATTGTTGATCCGAGAGGAATCTGGCCCACCAAGTGCACAG ATCTGCAACTGGCTTGATGGCGTCATCCTAGTTTTTAGTCTGGAAAATGAAGCAAGTTTCCAGGATGTGTACAAAAACTACAGTGAGCTAAGCGCACATCGTAACATAGTCGAAATACCCATTATAGCGGTTGGAACGCAAG ATAAGATTAGTAGCACTAATGCACGCGTGATCGAGGACAAGAGAGTCCAGCAGCTGTGCATAGATGTGCGCCGCTGCACTTATTTTGAGACCTGTGCCACATATGGACTTAACGTGGACAGAGTATTTAATGAAA TGACTCACAAGATCGTCGCTGCCAAGAAGCAAGCTGCCCTTCTGGCCTCCTGCAAATCCCTCCCAAACTCCCCGAGTCACTCAGGGGCCTCGACTCCAGTGTCAGGGCCCGGACAG AACCGCCGCGGCAGTGACTCCGAAAAAAGGGCTTCTGATAGCCGAAGTGACATGAGCGGTCGATCGGTTTCTATCAAACAA GGGACTTTGTGGAAACGCAGCGAACGCTCTTTAAATAAGGAGTGGAAGAAGAAGTATGTGACTCTGTCAAACAACGGCATGCTTATGtatcattcaaatataaat GAGTTTTTGCAGAACGCTCAAGGTAAGGAGATGGACCTGCTGCGAGTTACGGTGAAGGTGCCAGGAAAGCGTCTTCATCGTGCCGCTGCTCCCGGAGGACCGTCGCCTGGCCCTACTCTCATCCCCGTGTCCGGTGTGAATGGACTCAGTAAAGATAAGCAGTCATCCGAAGGGGGAgctacat caaatctTCTGACTGTAGAAGAGGCATCAAGGAGTGGTTTGTCATTTCATAATGATCAGAAGGTGAAGCGTTGCCCGTCATCTGTGTCTAATAAAGGCTTCAGTGTGG ATTTGAGCATTGAGGGGGCTACAAGTCCTCCTTTAGGAAAAGAACACATCCCGTCTTCTCCGATGACTgacaggaagaagaaaaaacgaaACAGAAGTATTAATCTGAAAGGAGACGCAGCGGCTGGGCAGGCTGAGG CCAAGCGCAAAATGTGGAAATTAAAAAGCTTTGGTAGCTTGagaaacattaacaaaacag AAGAGGAAAGCGCAGACTTCATCATTATATCCAGCACAGGACAGAGCTGGCATTTCGAAGCCCAAAGTCAAGAGGACAGGGACGCCTGGGTTCAGGCCATCGAAAGCCAGATCCTTGCAAGTCTACAAAGCTGTGAGAGCAGAAATAAG GCTCGAAGAAACAGCCAAAGTGAAGCTGTTGCCTTGCAGGCCATTCGAAATGCCAAAGGGAACGATCTCTGTGTGGACTGTGGAGCACCAA ATCCAACATGGGCGAGTCTTAATCTCGGAGCTCTAATCTGCATCGAGTGTTCGGGGATACACAGGAACCTGGGGACGCACCTGTCCCGTGTTCGCTCACTAGACCTGGACGACTGGCCCAGTGAACTCACAAAAGTGCTTACGGCTATAGGCAATCATATGGCCAACAGCATTTGGGAGACCTGCACCCAAGGGCGCCAAAAGTTGACACCCGAGGCAACAAG agagcagagagagtcGTGGATCCGTGCCAAATACGAACAGCGGGCGTTTGTGTCACCCTTGCCGGCTCAGTGTTCAGAGGACACAATGTCGACTTGGTTGCTTAAAGCAGTAATCGACAGAGACCTTCCCAGACTTCTGCTGCTCCTCGCGCACAGCACCAAGGAAGTGATCAACGTCCCGCCAGAGGGGGCAGCACAGCTCCAGCACAGCGCTTTACATGCGGCCTGCCAGCTGGGCGACGTGGTCATGACACAGCTGCTGGTCTGG TACGGCAGTGATGTGAAGTCAAAGGATCCCCAAGGTAGAACCGCACTGACGTTGGCGCGACAAGCCGGCAGCAAAGAGTGTGCTGAGATTCTCCTCCAACACGGCTGCCCCAGTGAGACATCGCCCACCTCCCCGACACCTGTCCTGTCCCGCAAAAGTAGCATCACCAGTATTGGACGTGTCAATTCCAGGAGGAGGGTCTCGTAA
- the agap2 gene encoding arf-GAP with GTPase, ANK repeat and PH domain-containing protein 2 isoform X1, which translates to MNRTGTSQSKTTYLISLTLVKVETAEENELERSRPAVGGAVYDSDGGKHLKHAGSNNEGQERQKMGEAVELEAGESVKFSVEQEILQSPREDKALFADGAHPQKSMISPSTENGRAREFTGMPQTSFPRDAARHLGDIPVRATQRPVSLLKAHGGGREFKESRESIHASSKSLDRKDSRTRIQSPTSPTPGSFRASWAVSEVKPCDEDLKGVVGMKRPTEVDIIAMRTQSPRAERLKAGSTSLPTPVALITKPQRKGKSRTLDNSDLNCLSEDLLKCKGGQMVADFRTAQSQGASARDRKMLRFISGIFTKSTPVATSATIVTPVYSTIQRESSEEEASCANSQEWTLTRAIPELRLGVLGSLRSGKSALVNRFITGSYLPLESHDGGRYKKEVLVEGQSHLLLIREESGPPSAQICNWLDGVILVFSLENEASFQDVYKNYSELSAHRNIVEIPIIAVGTQDKISSTNARVIEDKRVQQLCIDVRRCTYFETCATYGLNVDRVFNEMTHKIVAAKKQAALLASCKSLPNSPSHSGASTPVSGPGQASNGGQSSDYPSSLPSTPVISHKDIRGGASGDGVSQRNLPRRRTSLFANRRGSDSEKRASDSRSDMSGRSVSIKQGTLWKRSERSLNKEWKKKYVTLSNNGMLMYHSNINEFLQNAQGKEMDLLRVTVKVPGKRLHRAAAPGGPSPGPTLIPVSGVNGLSKDKQSSEGGATSNLLTVEEASRSGLSFHNDQKVKRCPSSVSNKGFSVDLSIEGATSPPLGKEHIPSSPMTDRKKKKRNRSINLKGDAAAGQAEAKRKMWKLKSFGSLRNINKTEEESADFIIISSTGQSWHFEAQSQEDRDAWVQAIESQILASLQSCESRNKARRNSQSEAVALQAIRNAKGNDLCVDCGAPNPTWASLNLGALICIECSGIHRNLGTHLSRVRSLDLDDWPSELTKVLTAIGNHMANSIWETCTQGRQKLTPEATREQRESWIRAKYEQRAFVSPLPAQCSEDTMSTWLLKAVIDRDLPRLLLLLAHSTKEVINVPPEGAAQLQHSALHAACQLGDVVMTQLLVWYGSDVKSKDPQGRTALTLARQAGSKECAEILLQHGCPSETSPTSPTPVLSRKSSITSIGRVNSRRRVS; encoded by the exons ATGAACCGAACCGGGACGTCACAGTCAAAAACCACCTACCTTATCTCCCTCACGCTGGTGAAGGTAGAAACCGCTGAGGAGAATGAGTTGGAGAGGTCCAGGCCAGCTGTGGGGGGAGCAGTGTACGATTCGGATGGAGGAAAACATCTCAAGCACGCTGGATCCAATAATGAGGGCCAGGAACGGCAGAAAATGGGTGAGGCCGTTGAGCTGGAAGCTGGAGAATCTGTCAAATTCTCAGTGGAACAGGAAATACTCCAAAGCCCAAGGGAGGACAAGGCACTTTTTGCAGATGGTGCTCATCCCCAAAAATCAATGATCTCTCCCTCCACAGAGAATGGAAGAGCTAGAGAATTCACTGGAATGCCTCAAACCTCTTTCCCCCGTGATGCAGCCAGGCATCTTGGTGACATCCCAGTCCGTGCGACCCAGCGGCCCGTGTCGCTCCTTAAAGCTCACGGCGGTGGCCGTGAATTTAAAGAGTCCAGAGAGAGCATTCATGCCTCCTCCAAGAGCCTTGACCGCAAGGACAGTCGGACCAGGATCCAGTCCCCAACCAGCCCGACTCCTGGATCTTTTCGGGCATCTTGGGCTGTTAGTGAAGTGAAACCTTGCGATGAAGACCTGAAAGGGGTTGTTGGGATGAAGAGGCCCACTGAAGTGGACATCATAGCCATGCGAACCCAAAGCCCTCGAGCTGAGAGATTAAAGGCGGGATCCACTTCTCTTCCAACCCCTGTCGCCTTGATTACCAAGCCTCAACGCAAAGGAAAGAGTCGCACCTTGGACAACAGTGACCTGAACTGTCTGTCCGAGGACCTCCTGAAGTGCAAAGGTGGTCAAATGGTAGCAGACTTCAGAACAGCTCAGTCCCAGGGGGCTTCAGCACGTGACCGCAAGATGCTAAGATTTATTAGTGGCATTTTTACCAAGAGCACTCCAGTTGCAACCAGTGCAACCATTGTGACGCCGGTCTATAGCACCATTCAGAGGGAATCCAGTGAGGAAGAAG catcatgtGCGAATAGCCAGGAATGGACCCTAACTCGTGCTATTCCAGAACTACGACTG GGGGTTCTGGGTAGCCTTCGCAGCGGAAAATCTGCTCTGGTAAACAGATTCATCACAGGAAGTTATCTTCCACTCGAGTCACATGACG GCGGAAGGTATAAAAAGGAGGTGCTGGTGGAGGGACAGAGTCATTTATTGTTGATCCGAGAGGAATCTGGCCCACCAAGTGCACAG ATCTGCAACTGGCTTGATGGCGTCATCCTAGTTTTTAGTCTGGAAAATGAAGCAAGTTTCCAGGATGTGTACAAAAACTACAGTGAGCTAAGCGCACATCGTAACATAGTCGAAATACCCATTATAGCGGTTGGAACGCAAG ATAAGATTAGTAGCACTAATGCACGCGTGATCGAGGACAAGAGAGTCCAGCAGCTGTGCATAGATGTGCGCCGCTGCACTTATTTTGAGACCTGTGCCACATATGGACTTAACGTGGACAGAGTATTTAATGAAA TGACTCACAAGATCGTCGCTGCCAAGAAGCAAGCTGCCCTTCTGGCCTCCTGCAAATCCCTCCCAAACTCCCCGAGTCACTCAGGGGCCTCGACTCCAGTGTCAGGGCCCGGACAG GCCAGTAATGGGGGTCAGAGTAGTGATTACCCCTCCTCTTTGCCTTCTACCCCTGTGATAAGTCACAAAGACATACGGGGTGGGGCAAGTGGAGATGGGGTCTCGCAAAGAAATCTGCCCCGACGACGGACATCTTTATTTGCG AACCGCCGCGGCAGTGACTCCGAAAAAAGGGCTTCTGATAGCCGAAGTGACATGAGCGGTCGATCGGTTTCTATCAAACAA GGGACTTTGTGGAAACGCAGCGAACGCTCTTTAAATAAGGAGTGGAAGAAGAAGTATGTGACTCTGTCAAACAACGGCATGCTTATGtatcattcaaatataaat GAGTTTTTGCAGAACGCTCAAGGTAAGGAGATGGACCTGCTGCGAGTTACGGTGAAGGTGCCAGGAAAGCGTCTTCATCGTGCCGCTGCTCCCGGAGGACCGTCGCCTGGCCCTACTCTCATCCCCGTGTCCGGTGTGAATGGACTCAGTAAAGATAAGCAGTCATCCGAAGGGGGAgctacat caaatctTCTGACTGTAGAAGAGGCATCAAGGAGTGGTTTGTCATTTCATAATGATCAGAAGGTGAAGCGTTGCCCGTCATCTGTGTCTAATAAAGGCTTCAGTGTGG ATTTGAGCATTGAGGGGGCTACAAGTCCTCCTTTAGGAAAAGAACACATCCCGTCTTCTCCGATGACTgacaggaagaagaaaaaacgaaACAGAAGTATTAATCTGAAAGGAGACGCAGCGGCTGGGCAGGCTGAGG CCAAGCGCAAAATGTGGAAATTAAAAAGCTTTGGTAGCTTGagaaacattaacaaaacag AAGAGGAAAGCGCAGACTTCATCATTATATCCAGCACAGGACAGAGCTGGCATTTCGAAGCCCAAAGTCAAGAGGACAGGGACGCCTGGGTTCAGGCCATCGAAAGCCAGATCCTTGCAAGTCTACAAAGCTGTGAGAGCAGAAATAAG GCTCGAAGAAACAGCCAAAGTGAAGCTGTTGCCTTGCAGGCCATTCGAAATGCCAAAGGGAACGATCTCTGTGTGGACTGTGGAGCACCAA ATCCAACATGGGCGAGTCTTAATCTCGGAGCTCTAATCTGCATCGAGTGTTCGGGGATACACAGGAACCTGGGGACGCACCTGTCCCGTGTTCGCTCACTAGACCTGGACGACTGGCCCAGTGAACTCACAAAAGTGCTTACGGCTATAGGCAATCATATGGCCAACAGCATTTGGGAGACCTGCACCCAAGGGCGCCAAAAGTTGACACCCGAGGCAACAAG agagcagagagagtcGTGGATCCGTGCCAAATACGAACAGCGGGCGTTTGTGTCACCCTTGCCGGCTCAGTGTTCAGAGGACACAATGTCGACTTGGTTGCTTAAAGCAGTAATCGACAGAGACCTTCCCAGACTTCTGCTGCTCCTCGCGCACAGCACCAAGGAAGTGATCAACGTCCCGCCAGAGGGGGCAGCACAGCTCCAGCACAGCGCTTTACATGCGGCCTGCCAGCTGGGCGACGTGGTCATGACACAGCTGCTGGTCTGG TACGGCAGTGATGTGAAGTCAAAGGATCCCCAAGGTAGAACCGCACTGACGTTGGCGCGACAAGCCGGCAGCAAAGAGTGTGCTGAGATTCTCCTCCAACACGGCTGCCCCAGTGAGACATCGCCCACCTCCCCGACACCTGTCCTGTCCCGCAAAAGTAGCATCACCAGTATTGGACGTGTCAATTCCAGGAGGAGGGTCTCGTAA